One part of the Mycolicibacterium aromaticivorans JS19b1 = JCM 16368 genome encodes these proteins:
- a CDS encoding putative bifunctional diguanylate cyclase/phosphodiesterase — translation MIAWSVCFVACAIALALIGWLSGSGMSLASVADNAMTSLAAVAMVASVITARTCRGRVRIAWATMAIGLGSFTLGAVLWFIYRLIDFENPFPSVADLAYLVLPIATAIALLLLSSGFSRTSRTRLVLDALVVAGSFTIVGWVAVLDPVWKSAPHDRLKVVVSAGYPVLDAAVLTIGFLVVARAHGGQRRTLALLTAAMAGIAISDGTFVYLTATQQSTATPLLYPGWLIGLVLFIGAAVTGRGFAHREIIAAQPVSWTSVWLPFVPVMLASAAVFAQSPADLKAGPIPVIGLMLLLAFSARQLLVMSENRSLLATVADQALRDPLTGVGNRIVFRDRLTHAMQIRQRDGLSIGVLVMDLDDFKVVNDTLGHPVGDELLSLVAERIVGSVRAGDTVARLGGDEFAVLIEGRVDKSQLVAHRVVEAFDEPFIVDGQDLLIRPSIGLAVAEQDEPDLLPEDLLKRADIAMYSAKRSRTGGVHPFNSEMLLAETSDGDVFASGPMPASRSGASTVRLLGELRQAIDQFELTLVYQPKFDLNTASIVGVEALVRWPHPKRGLLSPDEFLPLVRRYGLMGSITDLVVNQALDDVVRWREYSLEVPVAVNMFAPSMADLRLPGKFAKALSDRNLSPSQLTVEITEDLFLDHMERTKTVLNQLQEFGIRIAIDDFGSGYSALSYMRDLTVDEVKLDRNFIAPIPADQRAAAVVRAVINLANELGLTTVAEGIETATTAEWLREHGCNIGQGYYFSPPLTADKLRDILRKCDRDATCRTSGCSLRYGSCHWSESDVPHIELMR, via the coding sequence ATGATTGCCTGGAGCGTCTGTTTCGTCGCGTGCGCCATCGCGTTGGCCCTCATCGGCTGGCTGAGCGGGTCGGGCATGTCGCTCGCATCCGTCGCCGACAACGCGATGACCTCGCTGGCGGCCGTCGCGATGGTGGCGTCGGTCATCACCGCGCGGACGTGTCGCGGCCGGGTGCGAATCGCCTGGGCCACCATGGCAATTGGGCTCGGTTCGTTCACGCTTGGTGCTGTTCTCTGGTTCATCTACCGACTGATCGACTTCGAGAACCCGTTCCCGTCGGTGGCCGACCTGGCGTATCTGGTACTGCCGATCGCCACCGCGATCGCGTTGTTGTTGCTGTCCTCGGGGTTCAGTCGTACCTCGCGGACGAGGTTGGTCCTCGATGCGCTCGTCGTTGCCGGATCCTTCACGATCGTCGGCTGGGTCGCCGTGCTCGATCCGGTCTGGAAGTCTGCCCCGCACGACCGGCTGAAAGTGGTGGTATCGGCCGGTTACCCGGTGCTGGACGCGGCAGTCCTCACGATCGGCTTCCTGGTAGTGGCCCGTGCGCACGGTGGTCAGCGCCGGACCCTGGCGCTGTTGACGGCGGCCATGGCGGGTATCGCGATCTCCGACGGCACATTCGTCTACCTCACCGCAACCCAACAGTCGACCGCTACGCCGCTGCTGTACCCCGGTTGGCTGATCGGACTGGTCCTGTTCATCGGGGCGGCCGTGACCGGTCGTGGCTTCGCTCACCGGGAAATCATTGCTGCACAGCCTGTTTCGTGGACATCGGTCTGGTTGCCCTTTGTGCCCGTGATGCTGGCCAGCGCAGCGGTATTCGCCCAATCGCCAGCAGACCTCAAGGCGGGGCCGATACCGGTGATCGGGCTCATGCTGTTGCTCGCGTTCAGTGCCCGCCAGCTGCTGGTGATGAGCGAGAATCGCAGCTTGCTGGCGACAGTCGCAGACCAGGCTCTGCGAGACCCGCTCACCGGGGTCGGCAACCGCATCGTCTTCCGGGACCGACTGACTCACGCGATGCAGATACGCCAGCGCGACGGACTCTCGATCGGGGTCCTGGTCATGGATCTCGACGATTTCAAGGTCGTCAACGACACCCTGGGTCACCCGGTCGGTGACGAGCTGCTCAGCCTGGTCGCCGAGCGGATCGTCGGCAGCGTGCGGGCCGGGGACACCGTGGCGCGCCTCGGCGGTGACGAGTTCGCGGTGTTGATCGAGGGCCGGGTGGACAAGTCGCAGCTGGTCGCCCACCGGGTCGTCGAGGCCTTCGACGAGCCGTTCATCGTCGACGGACAAGATTTGCTGATCCGGCCCAGCATCGGGCTTGCGGTAGCCGAGCAGGACGAACCCGATTTGCTGCCCGAGGATCTGCTCAAGCGGGCCGACATCGCGATGTACTCGGCGAAGCGGTCCCGCACCGGCGGCGTTCACCCGTTCAACTCGGAAATGCTGCTGGCCGAGACATCCGACGGCGACGTGTTCGCCAGCGGGCCGATGCCGGCATCCCGCAGCGGCGCCAGCACCGTCCGGTTACTCGGCGAGCTGCGTCAGGCCATCGATCAATTCGAGCTGACGCTGGTGTACCAGCCGAAGTTCGATTTGAATACCGCGTCGATTGTGGGGGTAGAGGCCCTCGTGCGTTGGCCGCACCCCAAGCGTGGCCTGCTGTCGCCGGATGAGTTTCTTCCGCTGGTCCGCCGCTATGGGCTGATGGGGTCGATCACGGACCTGGTGGTCAACCAGGCGCTCGATGACGTGGTGCGTTGGCGGGAGTACTCCCTCGAGGTTCCGGTCGCGGTCAACATGTTCGCGCCGTCGATGGCTGACCTACGCTTGCCCGGCAAGTTCGCGAAGGCGCTGTCGGATCGCAACCTGAGTCCGTCGCAATTGACCGTCGAGATCACCGAGGACCTGTTCCTCGATCACATGGAACGCACCAAGACGGTATTGAATCAGTTGCAGGAGTTCGGGATTCGAATCGCGATCGACGATTTCGGCAGCGGCTATTCGGCATTGTCCTATATGCGCGACCTCACCGTCGACGAAGTCAAGCTGGACCGCAACTTCATCGCGCCGATCCCTGCCGATCAACGGGCAGCCGCAGTGGTGCGAGCAGTCATCAACCTGGCGAACGAACTCGGCCTCACCACGGTCGCCGAAGGGATCGAGACTGCGACCACTGCCGAGTGGCTGCGTGAACACGGCTGCAACATCGGCCAGGGCTATTACTTCAGCCCGCCACTGACTGCCGACAAGCTGCGCGACATCCTGAGGAAGTGTGATCGCGACGCCACCTGCCGGACTTCGGGTTGCTCACTGCGGTACGGCTCCTGCCACTGGTCAGAGTCCGATGTGCCCCACATCGAGCTGATGCGGTAG
- the hemQ gene encoding hydrogen peroxide-dependent heme synthase, which produces MAKLDFDELNATIRYVMFSTFAAEPGELGFDEEARAAVADETATFLKQQEDNGVVVRGIYDVAGLRADADFMFWTHAERIESLQATYNDFRRTTTLGRAVTPVWSAVALHRPAEFNKSHIPAFLAGEEPGNYVCVYPFVRSLDWYLLPDEDRRKMLADHGMAARSYKDVRANTVPAFALGDYEWILAFEAPELYRIVDLMRDLRATEARRHVREEVPFFTGPRIGVEELVAKLP; this is translated from the coding sequence ATGGCCAAACTGGACTTCGACGAGCTCAACGCCACGATCCGTTACGTCATGTTCTCGACCTTCGCGGCGGAACCGGGCGAGCTGGGCTTTGACGAAGAAGCCCGCGCCGCCGTCGCCGACGAGACGGCGACCTTCCTCAAGCAGCAGGAGGACAACGGCGTCGTGGTGCGCGGCATCTACGACGTCGCGGGTTTGCGTGCCGACGCCGACTTCATGTTCTGGACGCACGCCGAGCGCATCGAGTCCCTGCAGGCGACCTACAACGACTTCCGCCGCACCACAACCCTGGGCCGAGCCGTCACCCCGGTGTGGAGCGCCGTCGCCCTGCACCGGCCTGCGGAGTTCAACAAGAGCCACATCCCGGCATTCCTGGCCGGCGAGGAGCCGGGCAATTACGTCTGCGTCTACCCCTTCGTGCGTTCGCTGGACTGGTATCTGCTGCCTGACGAGGACCGCCGCAAGATGCTGGCCGACCACGGCATGGCTGCCCGCAGTTACAAGGACGTGCGCGCCAACACCGTTCCTGCCTTCGCGCTCGGCGACTACGAATGGATTCTGGCGTTCGAAGCTCCTGAGCTGTACCGCATTGTCGACCTGATGCGCGACTTGCGCGCCACTGAAGCCCGTCGGCACGTGCGCGAGGAAGTCCCGTTCTTCACCGGTCCGCGGATCGGCGTTGAGGAATTGGTCGCCAAACTGCCCTAG
- a CDS encoding protoporphyrinogen oxidase, with product MRYCVVGGGISGLVAAYRLRALAGADADITVFDPADRLGGILRTERIAGQPMDIGAEAYVVRRPEVPALLTELGLAGRQIGTTGVRPTIYSQGRLHPLPADTVNGIPTSASSVTGLVDDATIAKMAAEPGRPLHWRPGSDPAVGAVVADRFGEQVVARSVDPMLSGVYSGSAATIGIRSAVPTVAAALDAGAPSLTDAARRALPGSTQGPVFGAIDGGYQVLLDALVQCGRPTWEQTSIQHIGRDGTGWNLRDDDGRQWGADGVIVAVPAPRLAPLMADVAPAAGAAAARIPVASAAVLALAVPGGTPLPAQSGVLVATGERLHAKAITLSTRKWGSRGNAELLRLSFGRFGDDLARATSDTELQSWALADVSTVFGIVVDPVDVRVHRWLDAMPQYSPGHRELAAGLRAGLPPTLAIAGNYLDGIGVPACVGVAGRAAEAVVAATIRR from the coding sequence GTGAGATATTGCGTTGTCGGGGGCGGCATTTCGGGTTTGGTAGCGGCCTATCGGCTACGCGCGCTGGCCGGCGCGGACGCCGACATCACGGTGTTCGACCCGGCTGACCGTCTCGGTGGCATCCTGCGCACCGAACGGATCGCGGGTCAGCCGATGGACATCGGCGCCGAGGCGTACGTGGTGCGCCGCCCCGAGGTGCCTGCCCTGCTGACAGAGCTCGGCCTGGCTGGTCGCCAGATCGGCACCACCGGGGTGCGTCCCACCATCTACAGCCAGGGCCGCCTGCATCCGTTGCCTGCCGACACCGTCAACGGCATTCCGACCTCGGCCTCGTCGGTGACCGGCCTGGTCGACGATGCGACGATCGCGAAGATGGCCGCCGAGCCCGGCCGGCCACTGCACTGGCGGCCGGGCTCCGACCCGGCGGTCGGAGCCGTGGTCGCCGACCGATTCGGCGAGCAGGTCGTCGCCCGCTCGGTCGACCCGATGCTGTCCGGCGTCTATTCCGGGTCGGCGGCCACCATCGGTATCCGCTCCGCGGTGCCGACGGTGGCCGCCGCTCTTGACGCCGGAGCCCCCAGTCTCACCGACGCCGCCCGCCGTGCACTGCCGGGCAGCACGCAGGGCCCGGTGTTCGGCGCGATCGACGGCGGCTACCAGGTGCTGCTCGACGCGCTGGTGCAATGCGGCCGGCCGACGTGGGAGCAGACCTCGATACAGCACATCGGGCGCGACGGGACGGGCTGGAACCTGCGCGATGACGACGGCCGACAATGGGGTGCCGACGGGGTGATCGTCGCGGTGCCGGCCCCGCGGCTCGCGCCTCTGATGGCTGACGTGGCCCCTGCCGCCGGCGCAGCTGCAGCCCGGATTCCGGTCGCCTCGGCGGCGGTGCTGGCATTGGCCGTCCCGGGCGGGACACCCCTGCCCGCGCAGTCCGGGGTCCTGGTCGCCACCGGAGAACGCTTGCACGCCAAGGCGATCACGCTGTCCACCCGCAAGTGGGGATCGCGCGGCAATGCCGAGTTGTTGCGGTTGTCGTTCGGGCGTTTCGGTGACGACCTGGCGCGCGCGACGTCGGACACCGAACTGCAGAGCTGGGCGCTGGCCGATGTGTCGACGGTGTTCGGGATCGTGGTCGACCCGGTCGATGTGCGGGTGCACCGCTGGCTGGACGCGATGCCGCAGTATTCGCCGGGGCATCGCGAGCTGGCCGCGGGGCTGCGCGCCGGATTGCCGCCGACCCTGGCGATCGCGGGCAACTATCTCGACGGCATCGGGGTGCCGGCCTGCGTCGGCGTGGCCGGCCGTGCGGCTGAGGCTGTGGTGGCGGCCACCATCCGCCGATAG
- the hemE gene encoding uroporphyrinogen decarboxylase — protein sequence MSTRRQLPEAPYLAAATGRKPSRIPVWFMRQAGRSLPEYRELRAKNTMMQACFDPALISEITLQPVRRHGVDAAILFSDIVVPMRAAGIGLDIVPDVGPVIDNPVRTAADVAALKGLELQRVSAVSDAVSMLVGDLGEVPLIGFAGAPFTLASYLVEGGPSKLHERTKAMMFADPSTWHALMGLLTDLTIAFLKVQLDAGVDAIQVFDSWAGTLSLADYRTHVLPHSSRVFAALADYRVPMTHFGVGTAELLGAMGEAGATVVGVDWRTSLADAALRVGQKLALQGNLDPVVLLAGWPVVERAARAVVDDGRLAVDAGAAGHIFNLGHGVLPSTDPGILTDLVALVHSL from the coding sequence ATGAGTACCCGTCGCCAGCTGCCCGAGGCGCCCTATCTGGCTGCCGCCACTGGCCGCAAACCCAGCCGCATCCCGGTGTGGTTCATGCGCCAGGCCGGCCGATCGCTGCCCGAGTACCGCGAACTGCGCGCCAAGAACACGATGATGCAGGCCTGTTTCGACCCGGCCCTGATCAGCGAGATCACTCTGCAGCCGGTGCGCAGGCACGGGGTGGACGCGGCGATCCTGTTCTCCGACATCGTGGTGCCGATGCGCGCTGCCGGCATCGGCTTGGACATCGTTCCCGACGTCGGCCCCGTCATCGACAACCCGGTGCGGACCGCCGCCGATGTCGCCGCGCTGAAAGGTCTTGAGCTGCAGCGCGTGAGCGCGGTTTCGGACGCGGTGAGCATGCTGGTGGGTGACCTCGGTGAGGTGCCGCTGATCGGCTTTGCCGGCGCCCCGTTCACGCTGGCGTCCTATCTGGTCGAGGGCGGACCCAGCAAGCTGCACGAGCGGACCAAGGCGATGATGTTCGCCGACCCCTCGACGTGGCATGCGTTGATGGGACTGTTGACCGACCTGACGATCGCCTTCCTTAAGGTGCAGCTGGACGCCGGCGTGGACGCCATCCAGGTGTTCGACTCGTGGGCGGGCACGTTGTCGCTGGCCGACTACCGCACCCACGTGCTGCCGCACAGCTCGCGGGTGTTCGCCGCGCTGGCCGACTACCGGGTGCCGATGACGCATTTCGGGGTGGGCACGGCGGAACTGCTGGGCGCGATGGGTGAGGCCGGGGCGACGGTCGTCGGTGTCGACTGGCGCACCTCGCTGGCCGACGCCGCCCTGCGGGTGGGTCAGAAGCTGGCGCTGCAGGGCAACCTGGATCCGGTCGTGCTGCTGGCCGGCTGGCCGGTCGTCGAGCGGGCGGCGCGGGCGGTGGTCGACGACGGCAGGCTGGCGGTCGACGCCGGCGCGGCCGGGCACATCTTCAACCTGGGGCACGGCGTACTGCCGTCCACCGATCCCGGCATCCTGACCGATCTGGTCGCACTGGTGCACTCGTTGTGA
- a CDS encoding DUF3000 domain-containing protein — MGAPARPASAIGLASIDVTTAEPALFREAVAAMNTAQVRAEIELGPIRPPQRLAPYSYALGAEVKHPDTEIVPETSDGDAFGRLILLHDPDGSEAWDGTMRLVAYIQADLDSSEAVDPLLPEVAWSWLVDALESRSEHVTALGGTVTATTSVRYGDISGPPRAHQLEMRASWTATTMALDTHVQAFCEVLEHAAGLPPVGVTDLGSRSRA; from the coding sequence ATCGGCGCGCCTGCCCGCCCGGCCTCAGCGATAGGGCTAGCGTCAATCGACGTGACCACTGCGGAACCCGCGCTTTTCCGCGAGGCGGTGGCGGCGATGAACACCGCTCAGGTACGGGCGGAGATCGAACTCGGTCCGATCCGTCCACCTCAACGTCTCGCGCCGTACAGCTATGCGCTGGGCGCCGAGGTCAAACACCCCGACACCGAGATCGTCCCGGAAACCTCCGACGGCGATGCGTTCGGCAGGCTGATCCTGCTACACGATCCCGACGGCTCGGAGGCCTGGGACGGCACCATGCGACTGGTCGCCTACATCCAGGCCGACCTAGACTCCAGCGAGGCTGTCGACCCGCTGCTGCCCGAGGTGGCCTGGAGCTGGCTGGTGGACGCCCTGGAAAGCCGTTCCGAACACGTCACCGCACTCGGCGGCACCGTCACGGCCACCACCTCGGTGCGCTACGGCGACATCTCCGGTCCGCCTCGCGCCCACCAGCTGGAAATGCGCGCATCGTGGACGGCCACCACCATGGCGCTCGACACACATGTCCAGGCATTCTGCGAGGTCCTCGAACACGCCGCGGGTCTGCCGCCGGTGGGAGTGACGGACCTAGGTTCCCGCTCCCGCGCCTGA
- a CDS encoding ribonuclease D: MTPDDDAATAAADAAAEDAPEATPLLSPSEGVPPLSVSADEIARAADQLAKGTGPFAVDAERASGFRYSNRAYLIQIRRTGAGTVLIDPVNHGSSPIDVLQPVAEVLADDEWILHAADQDLPCLAEVGMHPPALYDTELAGRLAGFERVNLAAMVQRLLGLGLAKGHGAADWSKRPLPDDWLNYAALDVEVLIDLRDAIDEVLTEQDKSAWAAEEFEHLRRSEPTPTRRDRWRRTSGLHKVRNRQALAAVRELWTVRDQIARRRDIAPGRILPDSAIIAAAVADPKTVEELTKLPIFGGHKQRRSAHIWLAALESARTNPDPPDSAEPQNGPPPAVRWAKRKPEAAARLDAARARLSELSERVRVPTENLVSPELVRRLCWDWQDAGDVSAAIDTVLREGGARQWQRSLVVPVLAEALSSAAAEEA; this comes from the coding sequence ATGACACCAGACGATGACGCCGCGACCGCGGCGGCCGATGCCGCAGCCGAGGACGCCCCCGAGGCGACGCCCCTGCTCAGCCCCTCCGAGGGTGTGCCGCCGCTCTCGGTCAGCGCCGACGAGATCGCCCGGGCCGCCGACCAGCTGGCGAAGGGCACCGGGCCGTTCGCCGTCGACGCCGAACGCGCGTCGGGTTTCCGGTACTCCAACCGCGCCTATCTGATCCAGATTCGCCGCACCGGCGCAGGCACCGTTCTGATCGACCCGGTCAACCACGGCAGCAGTCCGATCGATGTGCTGCAGCCGGTGGCCGAGGTGCTGGCCGACGACGAATGGATCCTGCACGCGGCCGATCAGGACCTGCCCTGCCTGGCCGAGGTGGGGATGCACCCGCCCGCGCTCTACGACACCGAGTTGGCGGGCCGGCTGGCCGGTTTCGAGCGGGTCAACCTGGCGGCGATGGTGCAACGCCTGCTCGGGCTGGGGCTCGCCAAGGGGCACGGCGCGGCGGACTGGTCCAAACGTCCGCTGCCCGACGACTGGCTGAACTACGCCGCGCTGGACGTCGAAGTGCTGATCGACCTGCGCGACGCGATCGACGAGGTGCTCACCGAGCAAGACAAATCCGCTTGGGCTGCAGAAGAATTCGAGCACCTTCGACGCTCCGAGCCCACCCCGACCCGACGTGACCGGTGGCGGCGCACCTCAGGTCTGCACAAGGTCCGCAACCGCCAGGCCCTGGCAGCGGTGCGCGAATTGTGGACGGTGCGCGATCAGATCGCCCGCCGCCGCGACATCGCTCCGGGCCGGATCCTGCCGGACTCGGCGATCATCGCCGCCGCCGTCGCCGACCCCAAGACCGTCGAGGAACTGACCAAACTGCCGATCTTCGGCGGCCACAAACAACGCCGCAGTGCCCACATCTGGCTCGCGGCGCTGGAGTCCGCCCGCACCAACCCCGACCCGCCGGACAGCGCTGAACCGCAGAACGGGCCGCCACCGGCGGTGCGCTGGGCCAAACGCAAACCGGAGGCCGCCGCCCGGCTCGACGCCGCTCGGGCGCGCCTGTCCGAGTTGTCCGAACGGGTCCGGGTCCCCACCGAGAATCTGGTGTCCCCGGAGCTCGTCCGGAGACTGTGCTGGGATTGGCAGGACGCCGGCGACGTGAGCGCGGCCATCGATACCGTCTTGCGCGAAGGCGGGGCCAGGCAGTGGCAGCGCTCTCTCGTGGTCCCGGTGCTCGCCGAGGCGCTGAGTTCCGCTGCCGCCGAAGAGGCGTGA